aaaatatctctcatttgcccccagtatggggtgtAATCCTAGTCagagtttctttttttgaaagaaaatattttaccaggctcaaaatgggactgcaagggatataatctttagaaagtgaagggatatcaaagatggccttttctcatttcaagcaaggtcggttaaaaccgataaattttgacctcatccagtgtaatgattgggacttgtaagaatcatgattcacgagtccataactaccgaatccactacatgtcattatgcatactgttaaaacttagctatatgatgtgtggttcagtttcaggaggtatgagttcaaaattgtttggtcacctcatgtcattttcaagcataGAGTCATTTctataatcaaaacacttttaatcttccggattgattaacctttattgcatgttggagtttgatcaaaatattttttcagaataaaatgttaaacatctattgatttcaaaacaacaaagagacaaaagcaaggcatgtttcgttgaaggatgagatgtgatcccaaaacaaaatgcagaattccataacaatatgattgattgttcatcaccattctcgaATAAGCTTTTCTAGCAATATCTGTGTTTAGCAAAGCATTTTTGATCACATGTGATCCTGAAGTTGTTCGGGGAACAATATAAACAGTGACACCCTTCTTCAACGACTCCacctgtctcttgctcaccaactttcaaactccattcttgcaattcttgaaactgttcacttgaaatggttgaggaccccaccatgacatcacatctcttatctggattataccactgagaaattggtggttgcatgggaatttgtcggagtcaagcaaaattctggaatcttgcggatgctggtcgacaacttaaacggcagaggaatgtcccatcttggcaaagatATTTGGGCAATTGATGCTgccgtgagacctggctataccacataattaagggttcacaccgtcaaagtcatctccATGATTTACCTCTCCTCATTGTTCTAGAATCCATgacagatccttcaatctttctctcttcatagcttgttcaattcttggGCAAATCCTCATaacattatttcaatcttccaatgttgctaAGGTTGGctgaggattgttagaaaactttctaacaacttggtaatcttggcagcgcacAAAGAACAAAAGCATGTGGAGTCCCACGTTGTCAAAATTGGAAGAGAACCCGGTGAATCTACAACATCTTCTATTTCCTCTTTGATTCCTTACTGACGGTGCAGCAAACAACCCTTTTGTGTTTTAATGCCGATATTGGAAGGAAACAATTATGGACAATGTGAAACCACTGCatcccttcttggatttcccatttgcatatccacaaacagattccgGTCGAGAGATCTCTACTACGTTGAAATTTGATGTCTGctcatgtttttcaaaccaaactcGACTCCTCTGTCTACTACAAAGTTTTGCTCGTGCCacacgtagaagttcagtgtcttatcatggtttttcagaccaacatcttgtgccgctgaaatggaattgagctcataattggggtagcttcaaagaagactaatgcaccatgtacaggagACCGGTAattgtttggttccattagatgatgtggaggtgATGAACATTTAACAATGCAACTGGAtaagaaccagagttgtcattagttgatgactgaaggcgttgTTGCTTTTGTTCATGACGAAAAAGGAGAGATACAGCTTCAATTAGATGTGAACAAGCAgggttcccacagaagactgtgcagatattctctttccatttgatgctcaacacttgttcgagcagatctgagtccagctacttcacatttaatgctctcaaccttaatctgataatgagcctctatctgacatctttcttcacctccatcatttttctccaatcacttgcagcacagcttgtgcgggggacctacctttcaacccggttcatgtatgataaatgtatgaatatgtaatctatatgatgaactcacccttcgagaggtgacaatatggtcgtaactcttgtatgatggacaagaatcatgatttttgcccaaactctacaatgaaaattttcggagcaacggccaatgtgtcacccacaagtcttgaggtcaagatgcttcaagaagggtttgcccttatgcaaaaaaacgatagcacatacaacctaaggacaggttctattcattatgtgaacatgggtaggttttctatctggtctcaaaaggatctcatatctgcccagtgacgttcttcgtaaagacagtatgggggcgttgcaaggaatggttaaggcacgtatacccaccattaccaagcaggcactcagatatgagttgggtgtttcacgcatctgaaccctgaccaatagtcttagggcagatcgctagttccccacctaacctagaagcttgtgtgtgctttcaaaaataaatacagatgatacatgagacaattctataaaatgcatggaaataaatattaacaaaaaagataaaaatactaaaacttaaacacatcaaatatacaaagcttagtccaataatgtcaaaaacagtaccttccccagtggagtcgccattctgtcgcaccccaaaaaaaatcagaaggcggcatcggctggcgatttatcTCTGTTGTGTAGTGTTTGAATtcggttcgttggagtcgccacctagtaattcattgagggctactaggaaacctgatgtactggtcttgtcagagatcgtgggtaagggactggttgtggttagggaaggtattagcgcccctaacgcaccctacctgaggcaAGCTGCTTcacgaatttgatgtgttaaagaagttttaataattatcttttcatcggaaattagaaatatcacttacgtataagttaataattcttaaccgtgatccgatcaaaatattaaattcttctttaatatatttgcaattttatcctgaaaaaataaaataaataaaataacaaattcaataaaacaaatacaaccacacacatacactttcactgtttttatttcttttcttttcttttctttttgttttttcttttcatttacatccataatacaaatacaaattacaaaaaactcaaaactaaataaaatattacattaaaaaacaattttggaaattacaaaatgaaccAAAACATTCCGGAACAGTGCTGGAAACCTCTAACTCGCCGGAACAGTGTTGCGAAGCCGCTGGGACAGCAGTGGCAGTGGTGGCGCGTGGATCTCACGCGCCCCGTGAAAACAAGGCGAAAACAGGGGGGGTCTGCAACGACCTCTTCCCTCCTTCTTTCCTCGCCGGCGCCAACCTGCAGATCAATCAAAGAACAACAcagcagtcgattttaatttttcttagttttccagATCTGTTTTATTTTCTCCACCGTTCGGGTCTGCTTCCGTTTTACTTTCCAGCCGttgttcttccttcttcttctgtgGCCGACCTGCTGTGGAGTGAGGAGTGGCTCAAGGCTGGAGGCCGGAGCTGCGGGTGCAGCCGTGCGTGGTGGAGGAGCTGCTGCTGGGTCGTCTTTGCTGCGGGAGGCAGAAGACGAGCAGATCGGTGGTGTCGGCCAGGTGGGGGAGACCCACGGGTCTGAGGGGAGAAGCTGGGTCTGCTCGGGTCGTTCTGGTgggagagagggaaagagaagagagCAGCGATGGCCGGTGAAGGAAGAAGATTGCAGAGGAGGCTGCTATGGTCTCCGTTCGGTTCGTCCCTTGCTCCTGCAGCTGAGAGGGAAAGTTCCGGGTTGATGGTTGTCCAGAGGAACGGCTGAGAGGGGAGAGTGAAGGTGAGGGCTTTCGGTTCagtagagaagaagagaaaactaaaaaaaaaaatcaaagtggtGGGGGGCTGTTGTTTTGGAAAAATGGGGGCTGCTCTCGggtggaagaagagaaaactgaaaaaatcaaatggtgGAGGGGTTGTTTGGCCGGTgttcaaaaatgcaaaaaggTCAGGGCGGCTGTGTTTTGGCTTCAGGAGAAGAAGGCTCGGGAAAACAAAATTCCAAGGGAGGGGGCGGCAGGCTTggtagagataggtttagggttaggttgtttttttgtatttttttgatatttcaaaattgccccccctcaAAAATCAGTTttagcatggtatttatagaaaaacatttgctaggtttttcaacttggtccctcaacttctttctttttgtaaattttgatttttcttattttttttgtattttttgaaaacgagcaatatcaacgtcgactcaaatgcgaaaaatcaatgatttaaaaatgacgcgtgaaaagtcgaacgcgtttgaaaatcttttaacaatttaaattcttttttagacgacgttgaaaatgctaaaatgacgaaaatatattaaaaacatattttttggattttctttgttttttctcaatttttttggattttttgaaaatatatcaaaacatgggtcaaaaattgggtagcaacatccTGCATCAGGGATATAACAGAAGTAACTGAATGGCATACACTCTTGCAATTGTGAAAGTGGTCATTACTGTATTTTGCAACTACATCTTTGTGTTGAAACCATCCCTCATTACATTCTTTTCTGCACCTGAAACCAAGCAAGGTTAAGCAAGGAGTGGGTCCAAATTGCTTTAGAACATTGTTTGTACCTGTTGAGATGGTTTTATCAcactttttaatagttattCATGTCTTACAAGTTACCAGAATTACTATATTTTACTTGCAAATATTGCTACTGTTGTGATAACAGAATCTGTCAGTCAAGtgttcttttaaatttacaagAGTTGCTTCAATCTGTTCATAACTCTACTTTCAAAATACTCTCAGAAACAGAGATTGATTTAAGTGATCACAAATAAGGAAACGGAGACATAAGAAAAGGACCCAAAACATAATGATTTTATAGTTAACACAAACTTGTTACATGCATGAATTCTTTTTCATAGAAGTAATGTACATTTAACCTTGAATTAtgtaaactacaaaaaaaataaaataaaaaaatccaatactATGAATATGCCACCCAATTGTTGATCCACTTGATATCTTGATTGTACTGCAAAATTAGACAGGTAAGACTGATCAAATGAAATAGTAAAGAAAACATAGCCTAACATAAACTGtaaacataaaatttgaaaactcaaatgcttgcaaaacttacttgaaaatatcaattgcATTATTTAGTTTCTTCTAGCACCATATCTGCCagcattcttttttgtttttttgctctgGAGATTCCATTTATCTTCAACCATCCTAAAAAACCATGAAGGCTTTTTTGTTCTTAACACAATGTATCCCGTTGCAACTCCAAACATAAACCCGCATCCATACCCCATTGTCacagctttccatccaaatcCTTCTCCAAACAATGTTGAATCATCTCCTTCATCAAAGCTTGATGGTGCCTCATCACCGTAACATTTTTTTAGTACTTGAGATCCACATAAACCCATGTTTCCTTCAAATGAGCTTGCATCAAAGGTGTTGAATTGCTGTCCACTTGGTATTGGCCCCTCAAGATGGTTATGTGAAAGGTTTAGGATTGCAAGAAATGTTAGACCCCCCAGCTGCGTTGGAATTCTTCCGGTAAGCAAATTTGAAGATAGATCTAATGATTCCAAATTGGTCAAATTTCCTAATGATGATTGGATATGACCTGTAAGGGAATTATGAGAAAGGTTGAGCTGTTGGAGTGCTTTAAGCTTTCCTATCACTTTTGGAATCTCTCCGgtgaaattgttatttgacaaatcaagTACTCTGATAGTACTTTGGATCTTCGTAAACTCAATTTCTACACCTTTCCATGTCATTTCTATGGAATAGACATAGCCAGTGTAATTTGTTGCACTCATGTAAATCATGTTCTGATCCGAGGTCATCATTGCTTCAAGACTATTGAAATACCCAGTTGGCAATGGCCCATTAAAATTGTTGTGAGAGATGTCAAAAATCTGTAATTTAGAGAAGGAATTATATGCAGTCGAATCCTTCACAAAACCTTGGAGTTTATTGGATTTTAGGACAAGAATTTGGAGCTTTGGAAGCATTTCTAGAAAGTAGGGAAATGTATCCTCAATCTTATTGTTGCCAAGGTCAATAACTTGCAACATTGTGCAGTTGATGATAGACGGTGGTATTTTCCCTTCTAATTCATTTCCATTGAGGTTGAGATATTCCAAGCTATTATCCTTTGAAAATGTTGAAGGGATAATGCCTTGAAAATTGTTCATGCCTAGATGCAATACCAAGAGCATGCTGTTGAAGTTCCCCAAACATTGTGGCACAGAACCACTCAAGCTGTTGGTGGACAAGTCCAGGACCCGAAGGAATCTCAGCTtgcaaatagaagaagaaatctcACCTGTCAAATTACTATTGGATGCAAGAATAAGGGTTGTCAAGttctcttgtttgaaaattgaactTGGGATTGGACCATGCAAGTGGTTATTGCTCAAATCAAGGAATCTCAAAGAATCATGTTGGAGTTCACTTATATTACCTATGAAATTATTGTTATGAAGGTCAAGATATTGTAAAGAAGGAAGAGCAAACAAAAAGGATGGTATTGTTCCATTGAACAAGTTaccatataaaaatagatattgtaGATTTGAAAGGGTATTTAATTGAGAATGGATAGGGCCTACTAgttgattatttgataaatcTAAATCTAAAAGATTGACTAGGCTACTCAAAGAATCTGGAACTTGACCCATAAATTTATTGGAAAAGAGATCCAAGTAACGAAGCTGTACAAGGTTTCCTagtgatgatgggatctgaCCACTAAAATTATTAGATGAGAGGTCTAAAGAGGTGAGTTGTGTGAGATTaccaagtgatgatgggatTTGACCGCTAAAATTATTACCTAAGAGGTCTAAAGAGGTGAGTTGTGTGAGATTaccaagtgatgatgggatATGACCGCTAAAATTATTATCTGAGAGGTCTAAAGAGATGAGCTGTGTGAGATTACTGAGCAGGGCTAGATTTGACCTTATAATGCTACTATTACTAAGATACATATATTCTAATGACTTTAAATTACTGATTaagttgttttctaaaaaaactgaaattcttGTAATAGAAAGATCCAACAGAGAGAGGACATTACTCAAATTGGACGAAGGAAAAGAGCCAGTGAGGCCCTTGTTGTCTGACAGATCTAGTGATTCAAGGTTTGGGAGGAGAAAGATGTTACCCGGGAATTTCCCCTGCAATCCACAATTACTAAGGGAAAGAGATGAAAAGGAAGAGGATAGATTCGTCAAGGAACTGGGTACAACTAGTGATATGTTTACCCGACTCAAATCCAGTTCTCTAAGATTGGTTAGGTTTCGAACAATcttgtcaaaagaaattggTTCTAGACTCAGATCGCCATTGTCAGATAGATCAAGTGAAACCAATTTGGAGAGGTGAGTTATTTCCGACGGAACTTGTCCTGTAAAGATTGAGAAATTTAGGTTAAGAAGTGTCAGGTTGGAAAAGTGGCCAAATCGAGAAGAAATATGAGACCTATTGAAATCATTGTCAGAGAGGTCGAGCTTTTGAAGATGATGCAGGGAGAAGAGGGTGCTATTGGGAAGGAGGGTGCCATAAAGCATGCTGCAAGCAAGGTCCAGTCCAGTGACATGCCCTGTTTTCATGTCACAGGTGACGCCATCCCACAAGCAGCAGTCTGTGCCCTCTTTCCACGACTCTGTCTTGGGATGCCGGCAACGCGCTGAAGCAAAGCTACGAATGGAAAAGGACCTTTTGAATTGGAGCAAAGAAAGGCTTTGGTCAGGAGCACagaaatgagaagaagaaatagttgaatggaaatggaagagaaacagaatgaaagagagagatgaaatAGGTGGAAACCCCATGTTTGGCTGGCCTTACAGGATTCAAAGTATATTTGGGAGAGATGAGGAATGAAGAAAGACATTCTTAGTAGTATTTATACACAAACTAATCTTAGATTGTATACTGACATAGGATGTGTAAAGACGAAATCAAATCTCAAGAAACAACAAGAGTGAGTGAGTGTTGGAAACGCGGcaaagtatattaaaacaagatTTCTTGTTGACTTCAAATTGCGCAAACTGAATTGGCAAAGTAATAATTACGCAAAGCAATGACTTTGTGTGCGCTCGGTAATTGAATGTTCAGAGATGTTTTTTCCAATTGTATTTAGCTATGAGATTTATGAGAAGATTGCTTTGCCCACTAAAAtgtaatttccaagaaattcaaagcCACAAAATCGGAAGAAAACTTCTTAATAAGCCACAAGTGGGCTTGCAGAGTTAAAGAGTCATCCTCACCTATTATGTCCACGTTCTGGCAATagcttgtttgaataaaatttgcTTCCTCtcatgtaattaaaattaatttaattaaaaaaaaaatatattttaaaagtaagatTCAATGAAGATCGAAATAAAAAAGTGTGAGTTAATCTTTGTCACTTTCAAAACCATAGAAAAATTTCACAAaaacaagtacaaaaaaaataataaaatattaatggataaaatcataaacaataaaCTTTTGATCAATTTTGACTATAGCAAATCATAAACTCACCATACTAACATCCGCACTATAGCAAAtctcaaatctcaaatattCTCTCTCTCGTAAGAGTAAAACCCATTGAAATATGTAAGGTTCTATCAAATTGACTTCGAATTGCGCAAACTAAATTGTTTTATTGGCATCTAATGAGTGCGCGCTGGTAAGGTAAAGcgatcttttttaattaaaaatatattaatgtgattattttctaaaatttatttttaatttttaatattaatttattaaaatcataaaaatattaaaaaactaatattaattttctaaatagattaaatagtgttttagaggttgctaataatatttcttaaattaattaatccttttagttttaaaataactaaatagttatttgacaaatcttgattagtaatatatattttttttaaaacacttttcttGCTTATCATTCCTTGAATtcatatactttgatttttcccttttctattctaaataataaataatttaaactatggattttttttttttttggattcgaggaaaccccacCCTCCGGAAAGCGCACTTTGTTGGCCCAGATAAGCGAGTAAAACCCCGGCTATCCCAGGCTTTTACAAGAAgtgcacgccctgactcgaactcaagacctgctgtgcagatctcaaaCCCTTTGCCACCACGCTACACCCCTTGGGGACCTATGGGATTATGTatacataattgaaaaaataaatgataaacaaagtcatcttcaccttcttatgtccaaTCCGCAGCTGTACAACAAGATTAAGTAACCAATAAATTCATTCAGCTAATATTTTCACACGAGGAGAAGTCCTTTAATTCACTAACACAAGTACTAATAAAATAAGGTAgttaattgtgaaatttttatagtaagataaaaaaaaattaaaaatagtgacagcttaatttgaatgttcagagatgtttttccaaattgtatTTGGCAATAAGATTTATGCGAAGATTGCTATAATtttcactaaaatataatttccaagaaattcaagccacaagagtcatcctcaccttcttatgtccacTTCAATCCAGTCTCCAGTCAACACGTTCTGGCAATAGCTTTGTTGAAACTAGAAAACTGACAAACAATGGAAAATTAATGGAGTTTGAAGGTTCTTGCCCTCAAGATACTGTGGGATTGGTCGTCCTAAAAGGTCTTTCTCTCTCAGCATCAACAAGGGAGAACTTGGA
The genomic region above belongs to Populus alba chromosome 12, ASM523922v2, whole genome shotgun sequence and contains:
- the LOC118040140 gene encoding receptor-like protein 9DC3 → MGQVPDSLSSLVNLLDLDLSNNQLVGPIHSQLNTLSNLQYLFLYGNLFNGTIPSFLFALPSLQYLDLHNNNFIGNISELQHDSLRFLDLSNNHLHGPIPSSIFKQENLTTLILASNSNLTGEISSSICKLRFLRVLDLSTNSLSGSVPQCLGNFNSMLLVLHLGMNNFQGIIPSTFSKDNSLEYLNLNGNELEGKIPPSIINCTMLQVIDLGNNKIEDTFPYFLEMLPKLQILVLKSNKLQGFVKDSTAYNSFSKLQIFDISHNNFNGPLPTGYFNSLEAMMTSDQNMIYMSATNYTGYVYSIEMTWKGVEIEFTKIQSTIRVLDLSNNNFTGEIPKVIGKLKALQQLNLSHNSLTGHIQSSLGNLTNLESLDLSSNLLTGRIPTQLGGLTFLAILNLSHNHLEGPIPSGQQFNTFDASSFEGNMGLCGSQVLKKCYGDEAPSSFDEGDDSTLFGEGFGWKAVTMGYGCGFMFGVATGYIVLRTKKPSWFFRMVEDKWNLQSKKTKKNAGRYGARRN